In Gemmata obscuriglobus, a single genomic region encodes these proteins:
- a CDS encoding Ig-like domain-containing protein: MTRLNRWILLKPFRRIVRTLTRRAATSPRPAGLRLTTLEDRLVPDGRPLPVPLVFVGGATGAPPLVRAYYGETGELAFERQPFDAGFTGGVRVAAGDVNHDGMPDLIAAAGPGGGPHVKVYDGRTGDVLSGPLGSFYAYDAGFTGGVYVASGDVDGDGWADLVTAAGPGAGPHVKVFSGRTGGELASFYAFAPAFAGGATVAAADFTGDGKAELVVGAGPGAGPHVKVFDLATGQPIAGPLGSFYAFDSALTSGVEVGADLLAGDVTGDGRADLVVGTGPGTGSRVRVFDGVTGAVVSDFSPFGAEMTAGVRVAVAYVSDDGVADVVAATGAGVPGQVKVFDGATGAELAAPMTGYTPFGAGYTGGLYVGASNDPEDVSGGSGGSGGSGGNSPPVAVGDTVTVGSGTLAAIAVMSNDSDPDLDTIYITTVGTPSHGTAAVSGSVINYTSSAGYSGPDSFTYTIADGHGHTATATVSVNVSGGSSGGSGGSGGSSGGSGGSGGSSGGSGGSGGSSGGSGGVVIFDPIRPSQPTETCVSAELVESDGAANNGGVTKTESGVEDTGAVRVVLASVGGDGFGPGMSSGVTWSNALGYAEGTAGAGTQVGDWTRLVSTDATTGDVAVITSANSRVSFDAASGGGYTTGFGSTIRLKLDAVNNEYTLTAGDGSTQVFYDLSTSVAPELRGRLKSRADAAGNAVSVTAYDTAGRPLGLQKVDAATGETERLAYTYNSAGQVATVTRERKPSGGAFATVRSTELSYATPAGASGPALVGTVDKDGAGAVLGETYTRYYASGATAGYAGALKFHLGADAVARLKQAYPATALDALTDAQVSPYADNYFEYDASGRVTKVVTAGAGCSACDGGLGTYTLSYDTRSAASYGVNEWRTVVTETRDDGTVTKRYANTSGQTLLTAATEPGAGGRTWVSYTRYTADGQVALTAAPSAVTGYSEGYADLVGYSGGNATYLSDTAGLVTVYTYGSITTATLSAAGDAIGYLKQSAIQQGETGTAVPQQTLTYILNTVGGLDFFHLASETVYRNDNGTGGQTTSYSYTFRSGTNDIASTTVTLPTVTTAQNGSNSATTVTTVNDAFGRPVWQKDQAGFLTYTAYDAATGAVVKTITDVDTAQTGTFANLPSGWATPSGGGLHLTTSYEVDALGRATKVTAPNGRVDYTVYDDDAREVRTYAGWDATTNRPTGPTTVTRTDAANGYTETLTMSAAPAVSGGRPTGAESISQVQSLSRTYVNAVGQATHTDAYFALSGLTYSTSATLGTEGVNFYRTQTGYGKTGQSNKAVSAAGTITRTEYDALGRAVSVWVGTDDTPTTGFWSTTNLTGTNMVKVRAYEYDGGGVGDGNLTTVTEYPGGGAAARVTQTWFDWRGRAVAVKQGVESSESTSVNRPLVYTDYDNLGQVTKTRVYDADGATPSVTGGVPQPLSSSLLRAQSTTSYDELGRVYRTDTYAVDPGTGNVGSNTLYSLTWYDARGQVLKTVSPGGLVQKSSYDGAGRLTVNYTTDGGGDIGYSDADDVTGDTVLTQAEYGYDASGNVLTVTSRERFHDATGTGALGSPSGGIGARVSYAGYYYDLGDRPTASVDVGTNGGTAWTRPGTVPMGTATVLVTQTRYATDAVQWLQLTGANVGGSFTLTFGGQTTSSLAWNASAAAVQAALEALSSVGSGNVAVTAAPGGYGWEVRFTGALGSKYQPAVVATGGNPTMSVTVVNAGGDAGLAAEATDTAGRVSRTYADALGRTVRTVQNFVNGVVSDADDKAVGYTYNGAGMTSLTAYVTGGWGQTTQYLYGVSQGTGSAVDSFDVAGATRWPNPSTGAASASEQEVTTVNVLGQTLTATDRNGSVHTLTYDVLGRVVSDAVTTLGSGVSGAVRRIETAYDGQGNAYLVTSYDAASGGSIVNQVQRAFNGLGQMVTEWQAHGGAVNASTTPKVQYGYSEMASGTNQSRPTSITYPSGYVLTYNYASGINDSISRRSSLSDSTGTLEAYSYLGLGTVVVRSHPQPNVDLSYVKLAAESVGDAGDQYTGLDRFGRVVDQRWLNPTTGTATDRFQYGYDAAGNRTYRDNLVNTTFGEVYGYDALDQLASFDRGTLNGTKTGISGTVARSQDWDYDAVGNWDSVTTNGAAQTRTANAQNEITGISGATTPTYDANGNMTGDETGRQFVYDAWNRLVAVKSSGGATLKTYGYDGLNRRVNETVTATSVTTDLYYSASWQVLEEKVGGNTSARYVWSPVYLDALILRDRDTDANGTLDERLWVQQDANWNVTALVNGSGSLVERYAYDPFGVQTAYNASHNEIDLGGAYAFYHGFQGMEADAVAGLNPQRNRWYSPTLGRWVSIDPIRLAGGDVNFYGFVANGPLNDTDASGLQKRKIDDGLDKIPDADVVRDLKWSKGGTGEMLHHTQIVKIEFTGKTQEQLDAIASNIYFDMQQFKYFNENNNSRVIPPFRIKDGRWFAGFEAVGLKGWSSGLIAGDGPGNINYVELFFNRPRRQIEAVTVGNHLLVGWRTWSVRTVDLKCKQLVILETNAEEKRNGALIEAGFQLNNQGRKDTEKVWKTYLTNMANAHKGDGVVDVRPPISVFKKTDAAAGGRMPYLDD, from the coding sequence ATGACGCGGTTGAACCGTTGGATCCTGCTGAAGCCGTTCCGTCGCATTGTTCGCACCTTGACGCGGCGCGCGGCCACCAGTCCGCGCCCGGCCGGCCTGCGCCTGACGACGCTCGAGGACCGGCTGGTGCCGGACGGGCGGCCGTTGCCGGTGCCGCTGGTGTTCGTCGGCGGGGCCACCGGCGCCCCGCCCCTGGTGCGGGCGTACTACGGGGAGACCGGGGAGCTGGCGTTCGAGCGGCAGCCGTTCGACGCCGGGTTCACGGGCGGGGTGCGGGTGGCCGCCGGGGACGTGAACCACGACGGGATGCCGGACCTGATCGCCGCGGCCGGCCCCGGGGGCGGGCCGCACGTGAAGGTGTACGACGGCCGCACGGGGGACGTGCTCAGCGGCCCGCTCGGGAGCTTCTACGCGTACGACGCCGGGTTCACCGGCGGGGTGTACGTGGCGAGTGGGGACGTGGACGGGGACGGGTGGGCGGACCTGGTCACCGCGGCCGGACCGGGTGCCGGGCCGCACGTGAAGGTGTTCAGCGGCCGGACCGGCGGGGAGCTGGCCTCGTTCTACGCGTTCGCGCCGGCGTTCGCGGGCGGGGCCACGGTCGCGGCGGCGGACTTCACCGGGGATGGTAAGGCCGAGCTGGTGGTGGGTGCCGGCCCGGGGGCCGGGCCGCACGTCAAGGTGTTCGACTTGGCTACCGGGCAGCCGATCGCGGGGCCGCTGGGCAGCTTCTACGCGTTCGACTCGGCGCTCACGAGTGGCGTCGAAGTCGGTGCGGACCTCCTGGCGGGTGACGTCACGGGTGATGGCCGGGCGGACCTGGTGGTGGGGACCGGGCCGGGGACCGGGTCCCGGGTCCGGGTATTCGACGGGGTGACCGGAGCCGTGGTGTCGGACTTCAGCCCGTTCGGGGCCGAGATGACGGCCGGGGTGCGGGTGGCGGTGGCGTACGTGAGCGACGACGGGGTGGCAGACGTGGTGGCGGCCACCGGGGCCGGGGTTCCGGGCCAGGTCAAGGTGTTCGACGGGGCCACGGGCGCGGAGCTGGCGGCCCCGATGACCGGGTACACGCCGTTCGGGGCCGGGTACACGGGCGGCCTGTACGTGGGGGCCAGCAACGACCCGGAGGACGTGAGCGGCGGGTCGGGCGGCTCCGGCGGGAGCGGGGGCAACTCGCCTCCGGTTGCGGTGGGTGACACCGTCACGGTCGGCTCGGGCACGCTGGCCGCGATCGCGGTCATGAGCAACGACTCCGACCCGGACCTGGACACGATCTACATCACGACCGTCGGCACGCCCTCCCACGGCACGGCGGCGGTCAGCGGGAGCGTGATCAACTACACCTCGAGCGCGGGATACTCCGGCCCCGACAGCTTCACGTACACGATCGCCGACGGGCACGGGCACACCGCCACGGCCACCGTCTCCGTTAACGTCAGCGGCGGGAGTTCGGGTGGGAGCGGCGGGAGCGGCGGCAGTTCGGGCGGGAGCGGCGGGAGCGGCGGCAGTTCGGGCGGGAGCGGCGGGAGCGGCGGCAGTTCGGGCGGAAGCGGCGGGGTCGTGATTTTTGATCCGATTCGCCCCAGCCAGCCAACCGAAACGTGTGTGTCCGCGGAACTGGTCGAGTCCGACGGGGCCGCGAACAACGGCGGGGTGACGAAGACCGAGTCCGGTGTGGAGGACACGGGCGCGGTGCGGGTGGTGCTGGCGAGCGTGGGCGGGGACGGGTTCGGGCCGGGGATGAGCAGCGGGGTGACCTGGAGCAACGCGCTCGGGTACGCCGAGGGGACGGCGGGCGCCGGCACCCAGGTCGGGGACTGGACCCGGCTGGTGTCCACCGACGCGACCACGGGCGACGTGGCGGTGATCACCTCGGCCAACTCGCGGGTCAGCTTCGACGCCGCGTCCGGGGGCGGATACACGACCGGGTTCGGGAGCACGATCCGGCTCAAGCTGGACGCCGTCAACAACGAGTACACGCTCACCGCCGGGGACGGCAGCACGCAGGTGTTCTACGACCTGTCCACGTCGGTCGCGCCGGAGCTGCGCGGGCGGCTCAAGTCGCGGGCCGACGCCGCCGGGAACGCCGTGTCGGTGACCGCGTACGACACGGCCGGGCGGCCCCTGGGGTTGCAGAAGGTGGACGCCGCGACCGGGGAGACGGAGCGGCTCGCGTACACGTACAACAGCGCCGGGCAGGTGGCCACGGTGACCCGCGAGCGGAAGCCGTCGGGCGGCGCGTTCGCGACCGTCCGGTCCACCGAGCTGAGCTACGCGACGCCGGCCGGGGCGAGCGGCCCGGCGCTGGTGGGCACGGTCGACAAGGACGGGGCCGGGGCGGTGCTGGGGGAGACGTACACCCGGTACTACGCGAGCGGCGCGACCGCCGGGTACGCCGGGGCGCTGAAGTTCCACCTGGGCGCCGACGCGGTGGCCCGGCTCAAGCAGGCGTACCCGGCCACCGCGCTGGACGCGCTGACCGACGCGCAGGTGTCTCCGTACGCGGACAACTACTTCGAGTACGACGCGAGCGGGCGGGTGACCAAGGTGGTGACGGCGGGGGCCGGGTGCAGCGCGTGCGACGGCGGGCTGGGCACGTACACGCTGTCCTACGACACGCGCTCGGCGGCCAGCTACGGGGTGAACGAGTGGCGGACGGTGGTGACCGAGACCCGGGACGACGGGACGGTGACCAAGCGGTACGCGAACACCAGCGGGCAGACGCTGTTGACGGCGGCGACAGAGCCCGGGGCGGGCGGGCGCACGTGGGTGAGCTACACCCGGTACACGGCCGACGGGCAGGTGGCGCTGACGGCAGCCCCCAGCGCGGTGACCGGGTACAGCGAGGGGTACGCGGACCTGGTCGGGTACAGCGGCGGGAACGCGACGTACCTGAGCGACACGGCCGGCCTGGTGACGGTGTACACGTACGGGAGCATCACCACCGCGACTCTCTCGGCCGCGGGCGACGCGATCGGGTACCTGAAGCAGTCGGCGATCCAGCAGGGTGAGACCGGGACGGCGGTGCCGCAGCAGACGCTCACCTACATCCTGAACACGGTGGGTGGGCTCGACTTCTTCCACCTGGCGTCGGAGACGGTGTACCGGAACGACAACGGGACCGGCGGGCAGACGACGAGCTACAGTTACACGTTCCGGTCCGGCACCAACGACATCGCTTCGACCACGGTCACGTTGCCGACCGTCACCACGGCGCAGAACGGGTCCAACAGCGCCACCACGGTCACGACGGTGAACGACGCGTTCGGCCGCCCGGTGTGGCAGAAGGATCAGGCCGGGTTCCTGACGTACACCGCGTACGACGCGGCCACCGGGGCGGTGGTGAAGACCATCACCGACGTGGACACGGCCCAGACCGGGACGTTCGCGAACCTGCCCAGCGGGTGGGCCACCCCGTCGGGCGGCGGGCTGCACCTGACGACCAGCTACGAGGTGGATGCGCTCGGGCGTGCGACCAAGGTGACGGCCCCGAACGGGCGGGTGGACTACACGGTGTACGACGACGACGCGCGCGAGGTGCGCACGTATGCCGGCTGGGATGCTACTACGAACCGCCCGACCGGGCCGACGACGGTGACCCGCACGGACGCGGCGAACGGGTACACCGAAACCCTGACGATGAGCGCGGCTCCGGCGGTGAGCGGCGGGCGGCCGACCGGGGCCGAGTCCATCTCCCAGGTGCAGTCGCTGTCCCGCACGTACGTGAACGCGGTCGGACAGGCGACGCACACGGACGCGTACTTCGCCCTGAGCGGGCTGACGTATTCGACGTCGGCGACGCTGGGCACCGAGGGGGTGAACTTTTACCGCACCCAGACCGGGTACGGGAAGACGGGGCAGTCGAACAAGGCGGTGAGCGCGGCGGGCACCATCACCCGCACCGAGTACGACGCGCTGGGGCGGGCGGTGAGCGTGTGGGTGGGCACCGACGACACGCCCACCACCGGGTTCTGGAGCACGACCAACCTGACCGGCACCAACATGGTGAAGGTGCGGGCGTACGAGTACGACGGGGGCGGCGTCGGGGACGGGAACCTGACCACGGTGACCGAGTACCCGGGCGGCGGGGCCGCTGCGCGGGTGACGCAGACCTGGTTCGACTGGCGGGGCCGGGCCGTGGCGGTGAAGCAGGGCGTGGAGTCGAGCGAGTCCACGAGTGTGAACCGGCCGCTCGTGTACACCGACTACGACAACCTGGGGCAGGTGACCAAGACCCGGGTGTACGACGCCGACGGGGCGACCCCCAGCGTGACGGGCGGGGTGCCACAGCCGCTCAGTTCCAGCCTGCTGCGGGCGCAGTCCACCACCAGCTACGACGAGTTGGGGCGGGTGTACCGCACCGACACCTACGCGGTCGACCCGGGTACCGGGAACGTGGGCTCCAACACGCTGTATTCGCTCACGTGGTACGACGCCCGCGGGCAGGTGCTCAAGACCGTGTCGCCGGGCGGCTTGGTGCAGAAATCCAGCTACGACGGGGCGGGCCGGCTCACCGTCAACTACACGACGGACGGGGGCGGGGACATCGGGTATTCCGACGCCGACGACGTGACCGGGGACACGGTTCTGACGCAGGCGGAGTACGGGTACGACGCGAGCGGGAACGTGCTGACGGTGACGAGCCGGGAGCGGTTCCACGACGCCACCGGGACCGGCGCGCTGGGCTCGCCGTCGGGCGGGATCGGGGCGCGGGTGAGCTACGCCGGGTACTACTACGACCTGGGCGACCGGCCCACGGCGAGCGTGGACGTGGGGACCAACGGCGGGACCGCGTGGACCCGGCCCGGCACCGTGCCGATGGGCACCGCCACCGTGCTGGTGACGCAGACCCGGTACGCGACGGACGCGGTGCAGTGGTTACAACTCACCGGGGCCAACGTGGGGGGCTCGTTCACCCTCACGTTTGGCGGCCAGACCACTTCGTCGCTGGCGTGGAACGCGTCCGCGGCGGCGGTGCAGGCGGCGCTGGAGGCGCTGTCCTCAGTCGGTAGCGGGAACGTGGCGGTGACGGCGGCCCCGGGCGGGTACGGGTGGGAGGTGCGGTTCACCGGAGCGCTGGGCAGCAAGTACCAGCCGGCGGTGGTGGCGACGGGCGGCAACCCGACCATGTCCGTGACCGTGGTCAACGCCGGCGGGGATGCCGGCTTGGCGGCCGAGGCGACCGACACGGCGGGGCGGGTGAGTCGCACCTACGCGGACGCGCTGGGGCGCACCGTGCGGACGGTCCAGAACTTCGTCAACGGGGTGGTGAGCGACGCAGACGACAAGGCCGTGGGGTACACGTACAACGGGGCCGGGATGACCAGCCTGACGGCGTACGTGACGGGCGGCTGGGGGCAGACCACCCAGTACCTGTACGGGGTGAGCCAGGGTACCGGCAGCGCGGTGGACTCGTTCGATGTGGCGGGCGCGACCCGGTGGCCGAACCCGAGCACCGGAGCCGCGAGTGCGTCCGAGCAGGAGGTCACGACGGTCAACGTGCTGGGGCAGACGCTGACGGCGACGGACCGCAACGGGAGCGTTCACACGCTGACGTACGATGTGCTCGGGCGGGTGGTGAGTGACGCGGTGACGACCCTCGGCAGCGGCGTCAGCGGTGCCGTACGGCGCATCGAGACCGCGTACGATGGCCAGGGGAACGCCTACCTCGTCACCAGCTACGACGCGGCCTCGGGTGGGAGCATCGTGAACCAGGTGCAGCGGGCGTTCAACGGGCTCGGGCAGATGGTGACCGAATGGCAGGCGCACGGCGGCGCGGTGAACGCCTCGACCACCCCGAAGGTGCAGTACGGGTACTCGGAAATGGCGAGCGGCACCAACCAATCGCGGCCCACGTCGATCACGTACCCGTCCGGATATGTGTTGACGTACAACTACGCGTCGGGGATAAATGACAGCATCAGCCGGCGGTCGTCGCTGAGCGATTCGACCGGCACACTGGAAGCGTACTCGTACCTGGGGCTGGGCACCGTCGTGGTTCGCTCGCACCCGCAGCCGAACGTGGACTTGAGTTACGTGAAGCTGGCCGCCGAGAGCGTCGGCGACGCGGGCGACCAGTACACGGGCCTGGACCGGTTCGGGCGGGTCGTGGATCAGCGATGGCTGAACCCAACAACCGGCACCGCGACGGACCGGTTCCAGTACGGATACGACGCGGCCGGGAACCGCACGTACCGCGACAACCTTGTCAATACCACGTTCGGCGAGGTGTACGGGTACGACGCCCTGGACCAGCTCGCGAGCTTCGATCGCGGCACCCTCAACGGCACCAAGACCGGGATCAGTGGCACGGTAGCCCGGAGCCAAGACTGGGACTACGACGCGGTGGGCAACTGGGACAGCGTGACCACCAACGGCGCCGCACAGACACGCACCGCGAACGCGCAGAACGAGATCACCGGGATCAGCGGGGCCACCACCCCGACGTACGACGCGAACGGGAACATGACCGGTGACGAGACCGGGCGCCAGTTCGTGTACGACGCCTGGAACCGGCTCGTGGCGGTGAAGAGCAGCGGCGGCGCCACGCTCAAGACCTATGGGTACGATGGACTCAACCGGCGGGTGAACGAGACCGTGACGGCGACGAGCGTAACCACGGACCTGTACTACTCGGCCTCGTGGCAGGTGCTCGAGGAGAAGGTCGGCGGCAACACGAGCGCGCGGTACGTGTGGAGCCCTGTGTACTTGGACGCATTGATCCTGCGTGACCGCGATACCGACGCCAACGGGACGCTCGATGAGCGGCTATGGGTGCAGCAGGACGCCAACTGGAACGTCACCGCGCTGGTCAACGGCAGCGGGAGCTTGGTCGAGCGGTACGCCTATGACCCGTTCGGCGTGCAGACCGCGTACAACGCTAGCCATAATGAAATAGACTTGGGAGGCGCATACGCATTTTATCACGGGTTTCAGGGCATGGAGGCCGATGCGGTGGCCGGTCTTAACCCGCAACGTAACCGGTGGTATAGCCCGACACTCGGGCGGTGGGTGAGCATCGACCCGATCCGGCTTGCCGGTGGAGATGTGAATTTTTACGGCTTCGTTGCGAACGGTCCGCTAAACGACACGGATGCAAGCGGATTGCAGAAACGCAAAATTGATGACGGTTTAGATAAGATTCCCGACGCCGATGTTGTGCGTGATCTGAAATGGAGCAAAGGTGGAACTGGTGAGATGCTGCATCATACACAGATTGTCAAGATTGAATTTACAGGGAAAACGCAAGAGCAGTTGGATGCAATCGCCAGCAATATATATTTTGACATGCAGCAGTTTAAGTATTTTAATGAAAATAATAACTCTCGAGTCATACCTCCTTTTAGAATCAAAGATGGTAGATGGTTTGCCGGATTTGAAGCTGTTGGCCTAAAAGGTTGGTCGAGCGGCCTAATAGCGGGTGATGGCCCCGGCAATATCAATTATGTGGAATTGTTTTTCAATCGCCCTAGGCGGCAAATCGAAGCCGTCACCGTCGGCAATCACTTGCTCGTTGGCTGGCGCACTTGGTCCGTAAGAACAGTAGATTTGAAGTGCAAGCAGCTTGTGATACTCGAAACCAACGCAGAAGAGAAGCGAAACGGAGCGTTGATAGAGGCTGGATTTCAGCTCAACAATCAAGGTAGAAAAGATACTGAAAAAGTCTGGAAGACATACTTGACTAATATGGCAAATGCTCACAAGGGTGATGGAGTTGTCGACGTTCGGCCACCCATCTCGGTATTCAAAAAGACTGACGCTGCGGCGGGAGGCAGAATGCCATATTTAGATGATTAA
- a CDS encoding FkbM family methyltransferase, whose product MRPDAPSGNPFVTVVVPLFNGAGRIDRALASVRAQTRGDWECVVVDDGSTDGSAAVAEAVAAADARVRVHRLPASGGVSAARNAALARARGAWVVYLDPDDEFDPQYLAHVAARAGADADVLVFRYELVEERPGHPWFGRTHTHDPAPFHDRLFREHIAVPLGVAHRRAVTDHTGGFDVRLLREPDSELWRRFATAGAVFVFAPETSGRCHVRAEGAYGASPPDPVVPRPAPARLPWRTQAPAPRTEPPIATLEVRCNGTAHTLRVPDRDAGVADRIFARGAYAGVPAAALADPPVVVDVGAHCGAFAAYAVLAWGARVTVHCFEPHAPHIELLRWNTAGWPGVMVHPVALGAADGTAELLLDPSSGAGHSTVSERVPRPAGRVPVPVRDAAAAWDELGLGEVDVLKVSAPGAEADILERLGPRLGRVKVLLVACHTDALRRRIGELTAGHVPVRAAPHTAAGDVLTLVRADLAQGMAPLARAARTGPPRVLFASYHCFDDPTSGAALCTHDLFDLLTARGWACAVFTGPHLDAAGAPVGDRLRARPGTIVAAGSADGCTFTEYRYDAPGGYPVTVFAPDPPAARRHPSPAEARAFAARLGAAVERFRPDVVLHYGGDAASGAVPALARAAGAAPVFWLHNLAYTSADAFRGCAAVVVPSAFSRDHYRALGVAPVVLPGPWNWDRFRCEEVAPKYVTFVNPEPAKGVFWFARVAEVLGRTRPDIPVLVVEGRGTIDWLARCGLELGGAGTLLRMRNTPDPRRFYRRARLVLVPSLVQEALTRVAVEALANGIPVLGSGRGGLGEILDAGGVRLEIPARYTPETRATPAADEVAEWVAAIERLWDDPAAYATAATRARAVAERTWHPDVVAPQWAAFLSAVAQLGNSL is encoded by the coding sequence ATGCGCCCTGACGCCCCGTCTGGTAATCCGTTCGTTACGGTCGTGGTGCCCCTGTTCAACGGGGCGGGCCGGATCGATCGCGCGCTGGCCTCGGTGCGGGCGCAGACGCGGGGCGACTGGGAGTGCGTGGTGGTGGACGACGGGTCCACGGACGGGTCGGCGGCGGTCGCCGAGGCGGTGGCGGCCGCGGACGCCCGCGTGCGGGTGCATCGGCTCCCGGCCAGCGGCGGGGTGTCGGCCGCCCGCAACGCCGCGCTCGCCCGGGCGCGGGGCGCGTGGGTGGTGTACCTGGACCCGGACGACGAGTTCGACCCGCAGTACCTGGCGCACGTCGCCGCCCGCGCCGGGGCCGACGCCGACGTGCTGGTGTTCCGGTACGAACTGGTGGAGGAGCGGCCCGGGCACCCGTGGTTCGGCCGGACGCACACGCACGACCCGGCCCCGTTCCACGACCGGCTGTTCCGGGAGCACATCGCGGTGCCCCTCGGGGTGGCGCACCGCCGGGCGGTGACCGACCACACCGGCGGGTTCGACGTGCGGCTCTTGCGCGAGCCGGACAGCGAGTTGTGGCGCCGGTTCGCGACCGCCGGGGCGGTGTTCGTGTTCGCCCCCGAGACGAGCGGGCGGTGCCACGTCCGCGCCGAAGGCGCGTACGGGGCCAGTCCGCCGGACCCGGTGGTGCCGCGCCCGGCCCCCGCACGGCTGCCGTGGCGCACGCAAGCCCCGGCCCCGCGCACCGAGCCGCCGATCGCGACTCTTGAGGTGCGCTGCAACGGCACCGCGCACACGCTCCGGGTGCCGGACCGGGACGCCGGGGTGGCGGACCGGATCTTCGCCCGCGGCGCATACGCCGGGGTGCCAGCCGCAGCCCTGGCGGACCCGCCGGTGGTGGTGGACGTCGGGGCTCACTGCGGCGCGTTCGCCGCCTACGCGGTGCTGGCCTGGGGCGCCCGCGTGACGGTGCACTGTTTCGAGCCGCACGCCCCGCACATCGAGTTGCTGCGGTGGAACACGGCCGGGTGGCCGGGGGTGATGGTGCACCCGGTCGCGCTCGGGGCCGCGGACGGGACCGCCGAGTTGCTGTTGGACCCCAGCTCCGGGGCCGGGCACTCGACCGTGTCCGAGCGAGTGCCGCGACCAGCGGGCCGGGTGCCGGTGCCGGTGCGGGACGCGGCCGCCGCGTGGGACGAGTTGGGGCTCGGCGAGGTAGACGTGCTCAAGGTGAGCGCCCCGGGCGCCGAGGCCGACATCCTGGAGCGGCTCGGCCCCCGCCTCGGCCGGGTTAAGGTGCTGCTGGTCGCGTGCCACACCGACGCGTTGCGCCGCCGGATCGGCGAACTGACCGCCGGGCACGTGCCGGTGCGGGCGGCGCCCCACACGGCGGCGGGAGACGTGCTCACGCTGGTGCGGGCGGATCTGGCTCAGGGGATGGCCCCGCTCGCGCGGGCGGCCCGCACCGGCCCGCCGCGGGTGCTGTTCGCGTCGTACCACTGCTTCGACGACCCGACCAGCGGCGCGGCCCTGTGCACCCACGACCTGTTCGACCTGCTGACCGCCCGCGGGTGGGCGTGCGCGGTGTTCACCGGCCCGCACCTGGACGCCGCCGGCGCGCCCGTGGGCGACCGGCTCCGCGCCCGCCCGGGAACGATCGTCGCCGCCGGCTCCGCCGACGGGTGTACGTTCACCGAGTACCGGTACGACGCGCCCGGCGGGTACCCGGTGACCGTGTTCGCCCCGGACCCGCCGGCGGCGCGGCGGCACCCGAGTCCGGCTGAGGCCCGCGCGTTCGCGGCCCGGCTGGGCGCGGCGGTGGAGCGGTTCCGCCCGGACGTGGTGCTGCACTACGGCGGGGACGCGGCCAGCGGGGCGGTCCCGGCGCTCGCCCGGGCGGCCGGCGCGGCGCCGGTATTCTGGCTCCACAACCTCGCGTACACGTCCGCCGACGCGTTCCGCGGGTGCGCCGCGGTGGTGGTGCCGTCGGCGTTCAGCCGGGACCACTACCGGGCGCTGGGCGTGGCCCCGGTGGTCCTCCCGGGGCCGTGGAACTGGGACCGGTTCCGGTGCGAGGAGGTGGCCCCGAAGTACGTGACGTTCGTGAACCCGGAGCCGGCCAAGGGCGTGTTCTGGTTCGCCCGCGTCGCCGAGGTGCTGGGCCGCACCCGACCCGACATCCCGGTCCTCGTCGTGGAGGGCCGGGGCACCATCGACTGGCTAGCCCGGTGCGGGCTCGAGCTGGGCGGGGCCGGGACCCTGCTGCGGATGCGGAACACCCCGGACCCGCGACGGTTCTACCGGCGCGCCCGGCTGGTCCTGGTCCCGTCCCTGGTGCAAGAGGCGCTGACCCGCGTGGCCGTCGAAGCCCTGGCCAACGGGATCCCGGTGCTCGGGTCCGGGCGCGGGGGGCTGGGCGAGATCCTGGACGCCGGGGGCGTGCGGCTGGAGATCCCGGCCCGGTACACGCCCGAAACCCGGGCCACGCCGGCCGCGGACGAGGTGGCCGAGTGGGTGGCGGCGATCGAGCGGCTGTGGGACGACCCGGCCGCGTACGCGACGGCCGCGACCCGTGCTCGGGCGGTCGCCGAGCGGACCTGGCACCCGGACGTGGTGGCCCCGCAGTGGGCCGCCTTCCTCTCGGCTGTCGCGCAATTAGGCAACAGCCTATAG
- a CDS encoding PIN domain-containing protein: MSNFTALYDTCVLHLAPLRDFLMSRAEAKMFRARWTERIHEEWTRSLLEAANRPNPREARTHAAVDGCRGARLPHLRYEDLIDGLELPDPDDRQVLAATIRGRVDVIVMLNLKDFPPERRSPFGIEAHYPDVFIDHQLSLNQSD; the protein is encoded by the coding sequence GTGTCCAACTTTACGGCCCTTTACGACACCTGTGTCCTGCACCTCGCCCCGCTCCGCGACTTCCTCATGTCGCGCGCGGAGGCGAAAATGTTCCGCGCGCGGTGGACGGAGCGCATCCACGAGGAATGGACGCGGAGCCTGCTGGAAGCAGCGAACCGACCTAACCCGCGAGAAGCTCGAACGCACGCGGCAGTTGATGGATGCCGCGGCGCCCGACTGCCTCATCTCCGGTACGAAGACCTGATCGACGGTCTCGAACTCCCGGACCCAGACGACCGGCAGGTCCTGGCCGCCACGATCCGCGGGCGGGTGGACGTGATCGTAATGCTCAACCTCAAGGACTTCCCGCCCGAGCGCCGTTCCCCGTTCGGAATCGAAGCCCATTACCCGGACGTGTTCATCGACCACCAGTTGAGCCTGAACCAATCGGACTAA